A genome region from Manihot esculenta cultivar AM560-2 chromosome 5, M.esculenta_v8, whole genome shotgun sequence includes the following:
- the LOC110615821 gene encoding uncharacterized protein LOC110615821 isoform X1 produces MGEAGRPRTSRESSPSWTALNDDPWNDTFIPQLFTTVPALNEAASYLAQTTSLLTRCFSDYSYSANSIRDAQELVTFSSEQADEEYADGDFPSPSRRHSFFSESSTSVSATAPPPIHDGITRIPLEGPSQNANAAVPSNHSGQNGISLFQGLIERARRTVRGSADDIGWMKRASGMPPVEDGTERFMEILDNIRHGLHKLPNSMVYLLVPGLFSNHGPLYFVNTKMSFSKMGLACHIAKIHSEASVEKNAREIKEYIEEIYWGSNKQVMLLGHSKGGIDAAAALSLYWSELKDKVAGLVLAQSPYGGSPIASDILREGQLGDYVNVRRLMEIIICKVIKGDLQALEDLTYERRKEFLMKHHLPRELPVVSFHTEAGVSPAVLSTLSHVAHAELPLVGEPAKLPVVIPLGAAMAACAQLLQIRYGEKSDGLVTCCDAEVPGSVVVRPKRKLDHAWMVYSSLNDDSSEASASQVCEALLTLLVEVGQKKGHERAMKDE; encoded by the exons ATGGGAGAAGCTGGACGTCCGAGAACAAGCAGAGAATCAAGCCCCTCATGGACg GCACTGAATGATGATCCGTGGAATGATACATTCATTCCTCAACTATTTACAACAGTACCAGCTCTCAATGAAGCTGCATCTTACCTTGCTCAAACAACTTCATTACTAACTCGTTGCTTCTCTGATTATTCTT ATTCTGCGAATTCAATTAGAGATGCACAGGAGTTAGTGACATTTTCTTCTGAACAAGCTGATGAGGAGTATGCAGATGGTGATTTCCCATCTCCAAGTCGAAGGCATTCATTTTTTTCGGAATCATCTACATCTGTGTCTGCCACTGCTCCGCCTCCTATCCATGATGGAATAACAAGAATCCCTTTGGAAGGCCCATCTCAAAATGCTAATGCAGCTGTACCATCAAATCACAGTGGCCAAAATGGCATTTCCCTTTTTCAAGG GCTTATTGAGAGAGCACGGAGGACTGTTCGTGGATCTGCCGATGATATAGGATGGATGAAACGCGCTTCAGGGATGCCTCCAGTTGAAGATGGCACTGAAAGGTTTATGGAAATTCTTGATAACATTAG GCATGGTCTGCACAAGTTGCCAAATTCAATGGTTTACTTGTTGGTTCCAG GTCTTTTCAGTAATCATGGACcactttattttgttaatacAAAAATGAGTTTTTCTAAGATGGGCCTAGCCTGTCACATTGCAAAGATTCATAGTGAG GCTTCAGTAGAGAAAAATGCCAGAGAGATAAAAGAGTACATCGAGGAAATCTATTGGGGTTCAAATAAACAGGTCATGCTTCTTGGACATAGTAAAGGAGGAATAGATGCAGCTGCTGCTTTATCATTGTATTGGTCTGAATTGAAAGATAAGGTCGCTGGATTGGTATTAGCGCAAAGTCCTTATGGTGGTAGTCCAATAGCTTCAGATATTTTACGTGAAGGACAACTTGGTGATTATGTTAATGTGCGAAGACTTATGGAGATTATAATATGTAAAGTGATTAAG GGTGATCTACAAGCTTTGGAAGACTTGACTTATGAGAGGAGGAAAGAATTCTTGATGAAACACCATTTGCCAAGAGAACTTCCTGTTGTGTCATTCCACACAGAGGCCGGGGTTAGTCCTGCAGTTCTATCCACATTATCCCATGTTGCTCATGCAGAGTTACCCCTGGTGGGCGAGCCAGCGAAACTACCTGTAGTAATTCCCCTTGGTGCTGCGATGGCTGCATGTGCCCAGCTGCTGCAAATCAGGTATGGCGAGAAGAGCGATGGGCTTGTCACATGTTGTGATGCCGAAGTCCCTGGATCCGTTGTGGTGCGCCCTAAACGCAAATTGGACCATGCTTGGATGGTCTACTCATCATTGAATGACGATTCCTCTGAAGCAAGTGCTTCTCAAGTGTGCGAAGCCTTATTGACGTTGCTTGTGGAAGTTGGACAAAAGAAGGGACATGAACGTGCAATGAAAGACGAGTGA
- the LOC110615144 gene encoding carotenoid cleavage dioxygenase 7, chloroplastic, which yields MQAKPSHIIPTKFPSPIELPPLYRIPTPSRTKIQRAISISSTDNSHLALESAIDDSVAAFWDYQFLFVSQRFETVEPVTLRAVDGAIPPDFPSGTYYLTGPGLFTDDHGSTVHPLDGHGYLRAFIIDEVSADLKFMARYVKTEAQVEEHDPETGTWRFTHRGPFSVLKGGQRLGNTKVMKNVANTSVLKWGGRLLCLWEGGIPYEIESGTLDTIGRFDLVDGCDLATDGVNHNGDLLDIAAGLLKPILYGVFKMPPKRLLSHYKLDSKKNRLLTLSCNAEDMLLPRSNFTFYEYDSNFKLLQRREFNIPDHLMIHDWAFTDTHYILFANRIKLDVSGSMAAVCGLSPMISALSVNPSKSTSPIYLLPRSPDKSFGYRDWRVPVEAPSQMWLLHVGNAFEVMDDNGNLEVQVHACCCSYQWFNFKRMFGYDWQSGRLDPSIMNVRERGNELLPHLVQVSINLNADGSCQRCSVEPLNKWKKPADFPIINPTFSGNKNTYIYAATSSGSRQTLPHFPFDMVVKLNVRDESIKTWSAGARKFIGEPIFVPKPGEEDDGYLLVVEYAVAIQRCYLVILNPKRIGEADALVARFEVPGHLNFPLGFHGFWADTTETKF from the exons ATGCAGGCCAAGCCATCTCATATTATTCCGACAAAGTTCCCTTCTCCGATAGAACTCCCTCCGTTGTACCGGATTCCAACGCCGTCGAGAACCAAAATACAAAGAGCTATATCCATTTCTTCTACTGATAATAGCCACTTAGCCTTGGAAAGTGCTATAGATGATTCAGTCGCTGCGTTTTGGgattatcaatttttatttgtGTCTCAACGTTTTGAGACTGTGGAGCCAGTCACCCTTCGAGCTGTAGACGGTGCAATCCCGCCGGACTTCCCTTCCGGTACGTATTATCTAACCGGGCCTGGTCTTTTCACCGATGACCATGGATCCACGGTGCATCCTTTGGATGGTCATGGGTACCTTAGGGCATTTATTATTGATGAAGTCTCTGCGGATTTGAAGTTCATGGCTAGGTACGTGAAGACAGAGGCTCAGGTGGAGGAACACGATCCAGAGACTGGCACGTGGCGATTTACTCATCGGGGCCCATTTTCTGTCTTAAAAGGGGGTCAGAGGCTCGGAAATACCAAGGTCATGAAAAATGTAGCCAATACTAGCGTACTCAAGTGGGGTGGGAGGCTATTGTGCTTGTGGGAAGGCGGGATTCCTTATGAGATTGAATCAGGGACGTTGGATACGATTGGGAGATTTGATTTGGTCGATGGTTGTGATCTAGCGACGGACGGAGTAAATCATAACGGCGATCTATTGGATATAGCCGCAGGTTTATTGAAGCCGATACTGTATG GAGTTTTCAAGATGCCACCCAAAAGATTGTTGTCTCATTATAAGCTGGACAGCAAGAAAAATAGGCTTCTTACCTTGTCATGCAATGCGGAGGATATGTTACTGCCTCGCAGTAATTTTACGTTTTATG AATatgattcaaatttcaaattactaCAAAGACGAGAATTCAACATTCCCGATCATTTGATGATACATGATTGGGCATTTACAGATACTCATTACATACTCTTTGCCAATCGAATTAAACTTGATGTTAGcg GATCAATGGCGGCAGTCTGTGGGTTGTCTCCCATGATATCTGCCCTGTCAGTGAACCCTAGCAAGTCAACCTCTCCCATATATTTACTTCCTCGTTCTCCTGATAAATCCTTTGGCTACCGAGACTGGAGAGTGCCTGTAGAAGCACCTTCACAGATGTGGCTGCTGCACGTCGGCAATGCTTTTGAGGTCATGGATGACAATGGGAATTTGGAGGTCCAAGTACATGCTTGCTGTTGCTCCTATCAATGGTTCAATTTCAAAAGAATGTTTG GGTATGATTGGCAAAGTGGGAGACTAGACCCTTCTATTATGAACGTGAGAGAACGAGGAAACGAGTTATTGCCTCATCTAGTTCAG GTATCTATTAACTTGAATGCTGATGGAAGCTGTCAAAGATGTAGTGTGGAGCCCTTGAATAAATGGAAGAAGCCTGCAGATTTTCCCATCATTAATCCAACATTTTCTGGCAATAAGAACACCTACATATACGCAGCAACTTCTTCGGGGTCTCGCCAGACATTGCCACATTTCCCATTTGATATGGTGGTGAAGTTGAATGTACGAGATGAGTCTATAAAGACATGGTCTGCTGGTGCTCGGAAGTTTATCGGTGAGCCTATATTTGTTCCCAAGCCAGGAGAAGAAGACGATGGGTATCTTCTCGTAGTTGAG TATGCAGTGGCAATACAGAGATGCTATCTTGTGATTTTGAATCCAAAGAGGATTGGGGAAGCTGATGCATTAGTAGCAAGATTTGAGGTCCCCGGGCATTTAAATTTCCCACttggttttcatggtttttgggCTGATACTACTGAAACAAAGTTTTAA
- the LOC110615821 gene encoding uncharacterized protein LOC110615821 isoform X3: protein MGEAGRPRTSRESSPSWTALNDDPWNDTFIPQLFTTVPALNEAASYLAQTTSLLTRCFSDYSYGDFPSPSRRHSFFSESSTSVSATAPPPIHDGITRIPLEGPSQNANAAVPSNHSGQNGISLFQGLIERARRTVRGSADDIGWMKRASGMPPVEDGTERFMEILDNIRHGLHKLPNSMVYLLVPGLFSNHGPLYFVNTKMSFSKMGLACHIAKIHSEASVEKNAREIKEYIEEIYWGSNKQVMLLGHSKGGIDAAAALSLYWSELKDKVAGLVLAQSPYGGSPIASDILREGQLGDYVNVRRLMEIIICKVIKGDLQALEDLTYERRKEFLMKHHLPRELPVVSFHTEAGVSPAVLSTLSHVAHAELPLVGEPAKLPVVIPLGAAMAACAQLLQIRYGEKSDGLVTCCDAEVPGSVVVRPKRKLDHAWMVYSSLNDDSSEASASQVCEALLTLLVEVGQKKGHERAMKDE, encoded by the exons ATGGGAGAAGCTGGACGTCCGAGAACAAGCAGAGAATCAAGCCCCTCATGGACg GCACTGAATGATGATCCGTGGAATGATACATTCATTCCTCAACTATTTACAACAGTACCAGCTCTCAATGAAGCTGCATCTTACCTTGCTCAAACAACTTCATTACTAACTCGTTGCTTCTCTGATTATTCTT ATGGTGATTTCCCATCTCCAAGTCGAAGGCATTCATTTTTTTCGGAATCATCTACATCTGTGTCTGCCACTGCTCCGCCTCCTATCCATGATGGAATAACAAGAATCCCTTTGGAAGGCCCATCTCAAAATGCTAATGCAGCTGTACCATCAAATCACAGTGGCCAAAATGGCATTTCCCTTTTTCAAGG GCTTATTGAGAGAGCACGGAGGACTGTTCGTGGATCTGCCGATGATATAGGATGGATGAAACGCGCTTCAGGGATGCCTCCAGTTGAAGATGGCACTGAAAGGTTTATGGAAATTCTTGATAACATTAG GCATGGTCTGCACAAGTTGCCAAATTCAATGGTTTACTTGTTGGTTCCAG GTCTTTTCAGTAATCATGGACcactttattttgttaatacAAAAATGAGTTTTTCTAAGATGGGCCTAGCCTGTCACATTGCAAAGATTCATAGTGAG GCTTCAGTAGAGAAAAATGCCAGAGAGATAAAAGAGTACATCGAGGAAATCTATTGGGGTTCAAATAAACAGGTCATGCTTCTTGGACATAGTAAAGGAGGAATAGATGCAGCTGCTGCTTTATCATTGTATTGGTCTGAATTGAAAGATAAGGTCGCTGGATTGGTATTAGCGCAAAGTCCTTATGGTGGTAGTCCAATAGCTTCAGATATTTTACGTGAAGGACAACTTGGTGATTATGTTAATGTGCGAAGACTTATGGAGATTATAATATGTAAAGTGATTAAG GGTGATCTACAAGCTTTGGAAGACTTGACTTATGAGAGGAGGAAAGAATTCTTGATGAAACACCATTTGCCAAGAGAACTTCCTGTTGTGTCATTCCACACAGAGGCCGGGGTTAGTCCTGCAGTTCTATCCACATTATCCCATGTTGCTCATGCAGAGTTACCCCTGGTGGGCGAGCCAGCGAAACTACCTGTAGTAATTCCCCTTGGTGCTGCGATGGCTGCATGTGCCCAGCTGCTGCAAATCAGGTATGGCGAGAAGAGCGATGGGCTTGTCACATGTTGTGATGCCGAAGTCCCTGGATCCGTTGTGGTGCGCCCTAAACGCAAATTGGACCATGCTTGGATGGTCTACTCATCATTGAATGACGATTCCTCTGAAGCAAGTGCTTCTCAAGTGTGCGAAGCCTTATTGACGTTGCTTGTGGAAGTTGGACAAAAGAAGGGACATGAACGTGCAATGAAAGACGAGTGA
- the LOC110615821 gene encoding uncharacterized protein LOC110615821 isoform X2 gives MGEAGRPRTSRESSPSWTALNDDPWNDTFIPQLFTTVPALNEAASYLAQTTSLLTRCFSDYSSDEEYADGDFPSPSRRHSFFSESSTSVSATAPPPIHDGITRIPLEGPSQNANAAVPSNHSGQNGISLFQGLIERARRTVRGSADDIGWMKRASGMPPVEDGTERFMEILDNIRHGLHKLPNSMVYLLVPGLFSNHGPLYFVNTKMSFSKMGLACHIAKIHSEASVEKNAREIKEYIEEIYWGSNKQVMLLGHSKGGIDAAAALSLYWSELKDKVAGLVLAQSPYGGSPIASDILREGQLGDYVNVRRLMEIIICKVIKGDLQALEDLTYERRKEFLMKHHLPRELPVVSFHTEAGVSPAVLSTLSHVAHAELPLVGEPAKLPVVIPLGAAMAACAQLLQIRYGEKSDGLVTCCDAEVPGSVVVRPKRKLDHAWMVYSSLNDDSSEASASQVCEALLTLLVEVGQKKGHERAMKDE, from the exons ATGGGAGAAGCTGGACGTCCGAGAACAAGCAGAGAATCAAGCCCCTCATGGACg GCACTGAATGATGATCCGTGGAATGATACATTCATTCCTCAACTATTTACAACAGTACCAGCTCTCAATGAAGCTGCATCTTACCTTGCTCAAACAACTTCATTACTAACTCGTTGCTTCTCTGATTATTCTT CTGATGAGGAGTATGCAGATGGTGATTTCCCATCTCCAAGTCGAAGGCATTCATTTTTTTCGGAATCATCTACATCTGTGTCTGCCACTGCTCCGCCTCCTATCCATGATGGAATAACAAGAATCCCTTTGGAAGGCCCATCTCAAAATGCTAATGCAGCTGTACCATCAAATCACAGTGGCCAAAATGGCATTTCCCTTTTTCAAGG GCTTATTGAGAGAGCACGGAGGACTGTTCGTGGATCTGCCGATGATATAGGATGGATGAAACGCGCTTCAGGGATGCCTCCAGTTGAAGATGGCACTGAAAGGTTTATGGAAATTCTTGATAACATTAG GCATGGTCTGCACAAGTTGCCAAATTCAATGGTTTACTTGTTGGTTCCAG GTCTTTTCAGTAATCATGGACcactttattttgttaatacAAAAATGAGTTTTTCTAAGATGGGCCTAGCCTGTCACATTGCAAAGATTCATAGTGAG GCTTCAGTAGAGAAAAATGCCAGAGAGATAAAAGAGTACATCGAGGAAATCTATTGGGGTTCAAATAAACAGGTCATGCTTCTTGGACATAGTAAAGGAGGAATAGATGCAGCTGCTGCTTTATCATTGTATTGGTCTGAATTGAAAGATAAGGTCGCTGGATTGGTATTAGCGCAAAGTCCTTATGGTGGTAGTCCAATAGCTTCAGATATTTTACGTGAAGGACAACTTGGTGATTATGTTAATGTGCGAAGACTTATGGAGATTATAATATGTAAAGTGATTAAG GGTGATCTACAAGCTTTGGAAGACTTGACTTATGAGAGGAGGAAAGAATTCTTGATGAAACACCATTTGCCAAGAGAACTTCCTGTTGTGTCATTCCACACAGAGGCCGGGGTTAGTCCTGCAGTTCTATCCACATTATCCCATGTTGCTCATGCAGAGTTACCCCTGGTGGGCGAGCCAGCGAAACTACCTGTAGTAATTCCCCTTGGTGCTGCGATGGCTGCATGTGCCCAGCTGCTGCAAATCAGGTATGGCGAGAAGAGCGATGGGCTTGTCACATGTTGTGATGCCGAAGTCCCTGGATCCGTTGTGGTGCGCCCTAAACGCAAATTGGACCATGCTTGGATGGTCTACTCATCATTGAATGACGATTCCTCTGAAGCAAGTGCTTCTCAAGTGTGCGAAGCCTTATTGACGTTGCTTGTGGAAGTTGGACAAAAGAAGGGACATGAACGTGCAATGAAAGACGAGTGA